AATCAGTAAACTCTCAAAAGAAACATATTTTGAAAAATTTAATAGTAAAAATAAAAAAAAGTATTTAGTAATGACTTTGTGGAGTCATTCCCAAATGATGATCTTCGCTTTTCTTACCAGGTATTCCATAAGCATCTGCTCTGCATTGAGTACATGCTCTAAATACAGGTATAATCTCTTCAACTTGTTCTCTGACACTTTCCATCATGGAACAGTCAGGACGTGAATAATGTTTCATCTTAGCTAAAGGAATTAACGGCAAGATATTCATTAAAGAAGCACCGCGTTTTTTAACTTCCTTTGCAATCTCAACGATATGTTCATCATTCAATCCCGGAATTAAAACGGAATTAACTTTTACAACCATGCCATTGGCTGCTGCTTTTTCAACACCATCCAATTGATTTTTGATTAGAATATTGACTGCATCATAGCCTTTATAGATTTTTCCCTCGTATTTAATGAAAGAATAAATATCAACAGCAATGTCCGGATCGATTGCATTTATTGTTACAGTAACAGAATTTACTCCAAGTTCTGCAAGTTTATCTGCATATTTTGGAAGTAAAAGCCCATTAGTACTCATACATTTAATTAAATCAGGCTGCTCTTTTGCTAATTTTTCAAAAAATTCAAAAGTTTCTTCGTTAGCAAGAGAATCACCAGGACCTGCAACACCTACAACTGAAATAGGACCTTCTGC
This sequence is a window from uncultured Methanobrevibacter sp.. Protein-coding genes within it:
- a CDS encoding radical SAM protein, yielding MAEHKGSRFAHITKAHPCFNEKMHDKVGRAHVPVAPKCNIFCNFCTRDINNEEDRPGVASCVMDADAAIKHVNDVTAEGPISVVGVAGPGDSLANEETFEFFEKLAKEQPDLIKCMSTNGLLLPKYADKLAELGVNSVTVTINAIDPDIAVDIYSFIKYEGKIYKGYDAVNILIKNQLDGVEKAAANGMVVKVNSVLIPGLNDEHIVEIAKEVKKRGASLMNILPLIPLAKMKHYSRPDCSMMESVREQVEEIIPVFRACTQCRADAYGIPGKKSEDHHLGMTPQSHY